In Thunnus thynnus chromosome 13, fThuThy2.1, whole genome shotgun sequence, the following proteins share a genomic window:
- the srrt gene encoding serrate RNA effector molecule homolog isoform X5, producing the protein MGDSDDEYDRRRRDKFRRERSDYDRSREREDRRRDDWNDREWDRGRERRSRGEYRDYDRGRRERFTPPRHDMSPQQKRMRRDWDDHGGEPYRGGYDLGYGGGGGPSYGPPQHWGHPDLHLMQPHHGIPIQARLGNIHDMDLGPPPPIMKSFKEFLVSLDDSVDETEAVKRYNEYKIDFRRQQMQDFFLAHKDEEWFRSKYHPDEASRLKAEAQGALRNRVNVFVFLMENNWFDNVSLDIEQTPAIIKVLDAAVIKMEGGTDHDLRILDLPSEEEEEREKSASVSGGAEPPKREDLKTLDGERKPSEEKDKTEKDESDSASTERAAARAEEGEDVKEEAEKEAAEEEMPEPKKPRRKRKRSGDSDDEASASESDSDSDSDSNSNCSDKPVKKEEVEDKDEEEEEGEEVKPKENAEEEKKEEKKPKDDAPRPRPLHRTCSLFMRSIAPTISKAEIIALCRRYPGFLRVCLSDPHPERRFFRRCWVTFDRSVNIKEVCWNLQNIRLRDCELAPGVNRDLARRVRNVNGITQHKQVLRNDIKLAAKLIHALDEKGDLWSIKSQDEVQSTELPAQNPILKNITDYLIEEVSAEEEELLGSASGMDPEESTKEGNPAEMTVERDDKLAKVLDRLILYLRIVHSIDYYNTCEYPSEDEMPNRCGMVHVRGPIPPNRITHGEVQQWQKMMEEKLSPLFSLKEVLSEEEAAKMGRKDPEEEVEKFVSANTQELGKDKWLCPLSGKKFKGPEFVRKHILNKHGDKIEEVKKEVVFFNNFLMDAKRPSLPEMKLPPLPGPGQGLLSPSMPFPPQGPQGPMGFGQPRPPLMGYGGGPPYPPNQYGGGRGNYDNFRGQGGYLGKPRNIR; encoded by the exons ATGGGAGACAGTGATGATGAGTACGATCGCAGGAGAAGGGACAAATTCAGACGGGAGAGAAGTGACTATGACCgatccagagagagagaagacagacgCAGAGATGACTGGAACGACAg GGAGTGGGACAGGGGCAGGGAACGTCGTAGCCGCGGGGAGTACCGGGATTATGACAGAGGTCGTAGGGAGAGATTCACTCCACCGAGACATGACATGAGTCCCCAGCAGAAACGTATGAGAAGAGACTG GGATGACCATGGTGGAGAACCTTACCGTGGTGGATACGACTTAGGTTACGGAGGCGGAGGAGGGCCCAGCTATGGCCCACCACAGCACTGGGGCCACCCTGACTTGCACCTCATGCAGCCTCATCATGGTATCCCCATTCAGGCAAG GCTTGGTAACATTCATGACATGGATTTGGGTCCTCCCCCTCCGATAATGAAGAGCTTTAAGGAGTTCCTGGTGTCCCTGGATGATTCTGTGGATGAGACTGAAGCAGTCAAACGCTACAATGAGTACAAGATCGACTTCCGCCGACAGCAGATGCAAGATTTCTTTTTGGCTCATAAGGATGAAGAGTG GTTCAGGTCCAAGTACCACCCAGATGAGGCCAGCCGACTTAAGGCAGAGGCTCAAGGTGCCCTGCGCAACCgtgtgaatgtctttgtgttcCTGATGGAGAACAACTGGTTTGATAATGTCTCCTTGGATATTGAACAAACGCCAGCCATCATCAAGGTTCTGGATGCAG CTGTGATAAAAATGGAAGGAGGGACGGATCATGATCTTCGCATCTTGGACCTGCCgtctgaagaggaagaggaaagggaGAAGTCAGCATCTGTTTCAGGGGGAGCTGAACCTCCCAAGAGAGAAGATCTCAAAACTTTGGACGGTGAACGCAAACCCTcagaagagaaagacaagacTGAGAAG GACGAGAGCGATTCTGCCAGCACAGAAAGAGCCGCTGCCAGGGCAGAAGAAGGGGAGGATGTTaaagaggaggcagagaaagaagCTGCCGAAGAAGAAATGCCTGAACCCAAGAAG ccgagaagaaagaggaagcgCAGTGGAGACAGCGATGATGAAGCCAGTGCCTCAGAGAGCGACTCTGACTCAGATTCAGACTCCAACTCCAACTGCTCTGACAAACCTGTGAAGAAGGAAGAGGTGGAAGACaaggatgaggaagaagaggagggtgaAG AGGTGAAACCTAAAGAGAATgctgaggaggaaaagaaagaagaaaagaagccCAAAGATGACGCTCCCAGACCGCGGCCTCTCCACAGGACCTGTTCTCTGTTCATGAGAAGCATCGCTCCCACTATTTCCAAGGCTGAGATTATTGCA ctgtGTCGTAGATACCCCGGCTTTCTACGTGTTTGCTTGTCTGATCCCCATCCGGAGCGCAG GTTTTTCAGACGTTGCTGGGTGACGTTTGACCGCAGTGTCAACATCAAAGAGGTCTGCTGGAATCTGCAGAACATACGA CTGCGAGACTGTGAACTGGCACCAGGGGTGAACAGGGACCTGGCTCGGAGGGTGCGTAATGTTAATGGCATCACTCAGCACAAGCAGGTGCTCCGCAATGACATCAAGCTGGCTGCCAAACTCATCCATGCCTTGGACGAGAAAGGAGACCTGTGGAGCATCAAGTCCCAGGACGAGGTTCAGAGCACAGAG TTGCCAGCCCAGAACCCCATCTTGAAGAATATCACTGATTACCTGATAGAGGAGGTGagtgctgaggaggaggagctccTGGGTTCTGCGAGTGGGATGGATCCTGAGGAGAGCACCAAGGAAGGAAACCCTGCAGAGATGACGGTGGAGAGGGATGACAAGCTAGCCAAG GTTTTGGACCGTCTTATCTTGTATCTGCGCATCGTGCATTCAATTGATTACTACAACACCTGTGAATATCCCAGTGAGGATGAAATGCCCAATCGCTGTGGCATGGTCCATGTACGTGGACCCATCCCTCCCAACCGCATCACACATGGAGAAG TGCAACAGTGGCAGAAGATGATGGAGGAGAAGCTGAGTCCCTTGTTTAGTTTAAAAGAAGTACTGTCTGAGGAAGAGGCAGCGAAGATGGGCCGCAAGGATcctgaggaggaggtggaaaaGTTTGTGTCTGCAAACACTCAGGAGCTTGGAAAGGACAAATGGCTCTGTCCACTTAGTGGCAAGAAATTTAAG GGGCCTGAGTTTGTACGGAAGCACATCCTGAACAAACACGGCGACAAAATTGAAGAAGTGAAAAAGGAGGTGGTGTTCTTCAACAATTTCCTGATGGATGCCAAGAGACCGTCTCTGCCAGAGATGAAACTTCCTCCTCTTCCAGGTCCAGGTCAAG GTTTGCTTTCTCCCAGCATGCCATTTCCTCCTCAGGGTCCTCAGGGTCCAATGGGCTTTGGACAGCCTCGTCCCCCACTGATGGGCTATGGCG GTGGACCTCCCTACCCCCCCAATCAGTACGGAGGAGGCAGAGGCAACTATGACAACTTCCGCGGACAAGGTGGCTATCTTGGGAAGCCACGCAACATCAGGTGA
- the srrt gene encoding serrate RNA effector molecule homolog isoform X3, with product MGDSDDEYDRRRRDKFRRERSDYDRSREREDRRRDDWNDREWDRGRERRSRGEYRDYDRGRRERFTPPRHDMSPQQKRMRRDWDDHGGEPYRGGYDLGYGGGGGPSYGPPQHWGHPDLHLMQPHHGIPIQARLGNIHDMDLGPPPPIMKSFKEFLVSLDDSVDETEAVKRYNEYKIDFRRQQMQDFFLAHKDEEWFRSKYHPDEASRLKAEAQGALRNRVNVFVFLMENNWFDNVSLDIEQTPAIIKVLDAAVIKMEGGTDHDLRILDLPSEEEEEREKSASVSGGAEPPKREDLKTLDGERKPSEEKDKTEKDESDSASTERAAARAEEGEDVKEEAEKEAAEEEMPEPKKPRRKRKRSGDSDDEASASESDSDSDSDSNSNCSDKPVKKEEVEDKDEEEEEGEEVKPKENAEEEKKEEKKPKDDAPRPRPLHRTCSLFMRSIAPTISKAEIIALCRRYPGFLRVCLSDPHPERRFFRRCWVTFDRSVNIKEVCWNLQNIRLRDCELAPGVNRDLARRVRNVNGITQHKQVLRNDIKLAAKLIHALDEKGDLWSIKSQDEVQSTELPAQNPILKNITDYLIEEVSAEEEELLGSASGMDPEESTKEGNPAEMTVERDDKLAKVLDRLILYLRIVHSIDYYNTCEYPSEDEMPNRCGMVHVRGPIPPNRITHGEVQQWQKMMEEKLSPLFSLKEVLSEEEAAKMGRKDPEEEVEKFVSANTQELGKDKWLCPLSGKKFKGPEFVRKHILNKHGDKIEEVKKEVVFFNNFLMDAKRPSLPEMKLPPLPGPGLLSPSMPFPPQGPQGPMGFGQPRPPLMGYGGGPPYPPNQYGGGRGNYDNFRGQGGYLGKPRNIRMSRGDPRNIIEYRDLDAPDDMDFF from the exons ATGGGAGACAGTGATGATGAGTACGATCGCAGGAGAAGGGACAAATTCAGACGGGAGAGAAGTGACTATGACCgatccagagagagagaagacagacgCAGAGATGACTGGAACGACAg GGAGTGGGACAGGGGCAGGGAACGTCGTAGCCGCGGGGAGTACCGGGATTATGACAGAGGTCGTAGGGAGAGATTCACTCCACCGAGACATGACATGAGTCCCCAGCAGAAACGTATGAGAAGAGACTG GGATGACCATGGTGGAGAACCTTACCGTGGTGGATACGACTTAGGTTACGGAGGCGGAGGAGGGCCCAGCTATGGCCCACCACAGCACTGGGGCCACCCTGACTTGCACCTCATGCAGCCTCATCATGGTATCCCCATTCAGGCAAG GCTTGGTAACATTCATGACATGGATTTGGGTCCTCCCCCTCCGATAATGAAGAGCTTTAAGGAGTTCCTGGTGTCCCTGGATGATTCTGTGGATGAGACTGAAGCAGTCAAACGCTACAATGAGTACAAGATCGACTTCCGCCGACAGCAGATGCAAGATTTCTTTTTGGCTCATAAGGATGAAGAGTG GTTCAGGTCCAAGTACCACCCAGATGAGGCCAGCCGACTTAAGGCAGAGGCTCAAGGTGCCCTGCGCAACCgtgtgaatgtctttgtgttcCTGATGGAGAACAACTGGTTTGATAATGTCTCCTTGGATATTGAACAAACGCCAGCCATCATCAAGGTTCTGGATGCAG CTGTGATAAAAATGGAAGGAGGGACGGATCATGATCTTCGCATCTTGGACCTGCCgtctgaagaggaagaggaaagggaGAAGTCAGCATCTGTTTCAGGGGGAGCTGAACCTCCCAAGAGAGAAGATCTCAAAACTTTGGACGGTGAACGCAAACCCTcagaagagaaagacaagacTGAGAAG GACGAGAGCGATTCTGCCAGCACAGAAAGAGCCGCTGCCAGGGCAGAAGAAGGGGAGGATGTTaaagaggaggcagagaaagaagCTGCCGAAGAAGAAATGCCTGAACCCAAGAAG ccgagaagaaagaggaagcgCAGTGGAGACAGCGATGATGAAGCCAGTGCCTCAGAGAGCGACTCTGACTCAGATTCAGACTCCAACTCCAACTGCTCTGACAAACCTGTGAAGAAGGAAGAGGTGGAAGACaaggatgaggaagaagaggagggtgaAG AGGTGAAACCTAAAGAGAATgctgaggaggaaaagaaagaagaaaagaagccCAAAGATGACGCTCCCAGACCGCGGCCTCTCCACAGGACCTGTTCTCTGTTCATGAGAAGCATCGCTCCCACTATTTCCAAGGCTGAGATTATTGCA ctgtGTCGTAGATACCCCGGCTTTCTACGTGTTTGCTTGTCTGATCCCCATCCGGAGCGCAG GTTTTTCAGACGTTGCTGGGTGACGTTTGACCGCAGTGTCAACATCAAAGAGGTCTGCTGGAATCTGCAGAACATACGA CTGCGAGACTGTGAACTGGCACCAGGGGTGAACAGGGACCTGGCTCGGAGGGTGCGTAATGTTAATGGCATCACTCAGCACAAGCAGGTGCTCCGCAATGACATCAAGCTGGCTGCCAAACTCATCCATGCCTTGGACGAGAAAGGAGACCTGTGGAGCATCAAGTCCCAGGACGAGGTTCAGAGCACAGAG TTGCCAGCCCAGAACCCCATCTTGAAGAATATCACTGATTACCTGATAGAGGAGGTGagtgctgaggaggaggagctccTGGGTTCTGCGAGTGGGATGGATCCTGAGGAGAGCACCAAGGAAGGAAACCCTGCAGAGATGACGGTGGAGAGGGATGACAAGCTAGCCAAG GTTTTGGACCGTCTTATCTTGTATCTGCGCATCGTGCATTCAATTGATTACTACAACACCTGTGAATATCCCAGTGAGGATGAAATGCCCAATCGCTGTGGCATGGTCCATGTACGTGGACCCATCCCTCCCAACCGCATCACACATGGAGAAG TGCAACAGTGGCAGAAGATGATGGAGGAGAAGCTGAGTCCCTTGTTTAGTTTAAAAGAAGTACTGTCTGAGGAAGAGGCAGCGAAGATGGGCCGCAAGGATcctgaggaggaggtggaaaaGTTTGTGTCTGCAAACACTCAGGAGCTTGGAAAGGACAAATGGCTCTGTCCACTTAGTGGCAAGAAATTTAAG GGGCCTGAGTTTGTACGGAAGCACATCCTGAACAAACACGGCGACAAAATTGAAGAAGTGAAAAAGGAGGTGGTGTTCTTCAACAATTTCCTGATGGATGCCAAGAGACCGTCTCTGCCAGAGATGAAACTTCCTCCTCTTCCAGGTCCAG GTTTGCTTTCTCCCAGCATGCCATTTCCTCCTCAGGGTCCTCAGGGTCCAATGGGCTTTGGACAGCCTCGTCCCCCACTGATGGGCTATGGCG GTGGACCTCCCTACCCCCCCAATCAGTACGGAGGAGGCAGAGGCAACTATGACAACTTCCGCGGACAAGGTGGCTATCTTGGGAAGCCACGCAACATCAG AATGTCACGAGGTGATCCACGCAACATCATTGAATATCGTGACCTGGACGCACCTGATGATATGGACTTCTTTTAG
- the srrt gene encoding serrate RNA effector molecule homolog isoform X2, whose translation MGDSDDEYDRRRRDKFRRERSDYDRSREREDRRRDDWNDREWDRGRERRSRGEYRDYDRGRRERFTPPRHDMSPQQKRMRRDWDDHGGEPYRGGYDLGYGGGGGPSYGPPQHWGHPDLHLMQPHHGIPIQARLGNIHDMDLGPPPPIMKSFKEFLVSLDDSVDETEAVKRYNEYKIDFRRQQMQDFFLAHKDEEWFRSKYHPDEASRLKAEAQGALRNRVNVFVFLMENNWFDNVSLDIEQTPAIIKVLDAAVIKMEGGTDHDLRILDLPSEEEEEREKSASVSGGAEPPKREDLKTLDGERKPSEEKDKTEKDESDSASTERAAARAEEGEDVKEEAEKEAAEEEMPEPKKPRRKRKRSGDSDDEASASESDSDSDSDSNSNCSDKPVKKEEVEDKDEEEEEGEEVKPKENAEEEKKEEKKPKDDAPRPRPLHRTCSLFMRSIAPTISKAEIIALCRRYPGFLRVCLSDPHPERRFFRRCWVTFDRSVNIKEVCWNLQNIRLRDCELAPGVNRDLARRVRNVNGITQHKQVLRNDIKLAAKLIHALDEKGDLWSIKSQDEVQSTELPAQNPILKNITDYLIEEVSAEEEELLGSASGMDPEESTKEGNPAEMTVERDDKLAKVLDRLILYLRIVHSIDYYNTCEYPSEDEMPNRCGMVHVRGPIPPNRITHGEVQQWQKMMEEKLSPLFSLKEVLSEEEAAKMGRKDPEEEVEKFVSANTQELGKDKWLCPLSGKKFKGPEFVRKHILNKHGDKIEEVKKEVVFFNNFLMDAKRPSLPEMKLPPLPGPGQGLLSPSMPFPPQGPQGPMGFGQPRPPLMGYGGGPPYPPNQYGGGRGNYDNFRGQGGYLGKPRNIRMSRGDPRNIIEYRDLDAPDDMDFF comes from the exons ATGGGAGACAGTGATGATGAGTACGATCGCAGGAGAAGGGACAAATTCAGACGGGAGAGAAGTGACTATGACCgatccagagagagagaagacagacgCAGAGATGACTGGAACGACAg GGAGTGGGACAGGGGCAGGGAACGTCGTAGCCGCGGGGAGTACCGGGATTATGACAGAGGTCGTAGGGAGAGATTCACTCCACCGAGACATGACATGAGTCCCCAGCAGAAACGTATGAGAAGAGACTG GGATGACCATGGTGGAGAACCTTACCGTGGTGGATACGACTTAGGTTACGGAGGCGGAGGAGGGCCCAGCTATGGCCCACCACAGCACTGGGGCCACCCTGACTTGCACCTCATGCAGCCTCATCATGGTATCCCCATTCAGGCAAG GCTTGGTAACATTCATGACATGGATTTGGGTCCTCCCCCTCCGATAATGAAGAGCTTTAAGGAGTTCCTGGTGTCCCTGGATGATTCTGTGGATGAGACTGAAGCAGTCAAACGCTACAATGAGTACAAGATCGACTTCCGCCGACAGCAGATGCAAGATTTCTTTTTGGCTCATAAGGATGAAGAGTG GTTCAGGTCCAAGTACCACCCAGATGAGGCCAGCCGACTTAAGGCAGAGGCTCAAGGTGCCCTGCGCAACCgtgtgaatgtctttgtgttcCTGATGGAGAACAACTGGTTTGATAATGTCTCCTTGGATATTGAACAAACGCCAGCCATCATCAAGGTTCTGGATGCAG CTGTGATAAAAATGGAAGGAGGGACGGATCATGATCTTCGCATCTTGGACCTGCCgtctgaagaggaagaggaaagggaGAAGTCAGCATCTGTTTCAGGGGGAGCTGAACCTCCCAAGAGAGAAGATCTCAAAACTTTGGACGGTGAACGCAAACCCTcagaagagaaagacaagacTGAGAAG GACGAGAGCGATTCTGCCAGCACAGAAAGAGCCGCTGCCAGGGCAGAAGAAGGGGAGGATGTTaaagaggaggcagagaaagaagCTGCCGAAGAAGAAATGCCTGAACCCAAGAAG ccgagaagaaagaggaagcgCAGTGGAGACAGCGATGATGAAGCCAGTGCCTCAGAGAGCGACTCTGACTCAGATTCAGACTCCAACTCCAACTGCTCTGACAAACCTGTGAAGAAGGAAGAGGTGGAAGACaaggatgaggaagaagaggagggtgaAG AGGTGAAACCTAAAGAGAATgctgaggaggaaaagaaagaagaaaagaagccCAAAGATGACGCTCCCAGACCGCGGCCTCTCCACAGGACCTGTTCTCTGTTCATGAGAAGCATCGCTCCCACTATTTCCAAGGCTGAGATTATTGCA ctgtGTCGTAGATACCCCGGCTTTCTACGTGTTTGCTTGTCTGATCCCCATCCGGAGCGCAG GTTTTTCAGACGTTGCTGGGTGACGTTTGACCGCAGTGTCAACATCAAAGAGGTCTGCTGGAATCTGCAGAACATACGA CTGCGAGACTGTGAACTGGCACCAGGGGTGAACAGGGACCTGGCTCGGAGGGTGCGTAATGTTAATGGCATCACTCAGCACAAGCAGGTGCTCCGCAATGACATCAAGCTGGCTGCCAAACTCATCCATGCCTTGGACGAGAAAGGAGACCTGTGGAGCATCAAGTCCCAGGACGAGGTTCAGAGCACAGAG TTGCCAGCCCAGAACCCCATCTTGAAGAATATCACTGATTACCTGATAGAGGAGGTGagtgctgaggaggaggagctccTGGGTTCTGCGAGTGGGATGGATCCTGAGGAGAGCACCAAGGAAGGAAACCCTGCAGAGATGACGGTGGAGAGGGATGACAAGCTAGCCAAG GTTTTGGACCGTCTTATCTTGTATCTGCGCATCGTGCATTCAATTGATTACTACAACACCTGTGAATATCCCAGTGAGGATGAAATGCCCAATCGCTGTGGCATGGTCCATGTACGTGGACCCATCCCTCCCAACCGCATCACACATGGAGAAG TGCAACAGTGGCAGAAGATGATGGAGGAGAAGCTGAGTCCCTTGTTTAGTTTAAAAGAAGTACTGTCTGAGGAAGAGGCAGCGAAGATGGGCCGCAAGGATcctgaggaggaggtggaaaaGTTTGTGTCTGCAAACACTCAGGAGCTTGGAAAGGACAAATGGCTCTGTCCACTTAGTGGCAAGAAATTTAAG GGGCCTGAGTTTGTACGGAAGCACATCCTGAACAAACACGGCGACAAAATTGAAGAAGTGAAAAAGGAGGTGGTGTTCTTCAACAATTTCCTGATGGATGCCAAGAGACCGTCTCTGCCAGAGATGAAACTTCCTCCTCTTCCAGGTCCAGGTCAAG GTTTGCTTTCTCCCAGCATGCCATTTCCTCCTCAGGGTCCTCAGGGTCCAATGGGCTTTGGACAGCCTCGTCCCCCACTGATGGGCTATGGCG GTGGACCTCCCTACCCCCCCAATCAGTACGGAGGAGGCAGAGGCAACTATGACAACTTCCGCGGACAAGGTGGCTATCTTGGGAAGCCACGCAACATCAG AATGTCACGAGGTGATCCACGCAACATCATTGAATATCGTGACCTGGACGCACCTGATGATATGGACTTCTTTTAG
- the srrt gene encoding serrate RNA effector molecule homolog isoform X1, with product MGDSDDEYDRRRRDKFRRERSDYDRSREREDRRRDDWNDREWDRGRERRSRGEYRDYDRGRRERFTPPRHDMSPQQKRMRRDWDDHGGEPYRGGYDLGYGGGGGPSYGPPQHWGHPDLHLMQPHHGIPIQARLGNIHDMDLGPPPPIMKSFKEFLVSLDDSVDETEAVKRYNEYKIDFRRQQMQDFFLAHKDEEWFRSKYHPDEASRLKAEAQGALRNRVNVFVFLMENNWFDNVSLDIEQTPAIIKVLDAAVIKMEGGTDHDLRILDLPSEEEEEREKSASVSGGAEPPKREDLKTLDGERKPSEEKDKTEKDESDSASTERAAARAEEGEDVKEEAEKEAAEEEMPEPKKPRRKRKRSGDSDDEASASESDSDSDSDSNSNCSDKPVKKEEVEDKDEEEEEGEEVKPKENAEEEKKEEKKPKDDAPRPRPLHRTCSLFMRSIAPTISKAEIIALCRRYPGFLRVCLSDPHPERRFFRRCWVTFDRSVNIKEVCWNLQNIRLRDCELAPGVNRDLARRVRNVNGITQHKQVLRNDIKLAAKLIHALDEKGDLWSIKSQDEVQSTELPAQNPILKNITDYLIEEVSAEEEELLGSASGMDPEESTKEGNPAEMTVERDDKLAKVLDRLILYLRIVHSIDYYNTCEYPSEDEMPNRCGMVHVRGPIPPNRITHGEVQQWQKMMEEKLSPLFSLKEVLSEEEAAKMGRKDPEEEVEKFVSANTQELGKDKWLCPLSGKKFKGPEFVRKHILNKHGDKIEEVKKEVVFFNNFLMDAKRPSLPEMKLPPLPGPGQGLLSPSMPFPPQGPQGPMGFGQPRPPLMGYGGMSSDCTLLVFIVVDSAHYFCFDFESSVAGGPPYPPNQYGGGRGNYDNFRGQGGYLGKPRNIRMSRGDPRNIIEYRDLDAPDDMDFF from the exons ATGGGAGACAGTGATGATGAGTACGATCGCAGGAGAAGGGACAAATTCAGACGGGAGAGAAGTGACTATGACCgatccagagagagagaagacagacgCAGAGATGACTGGAACGACAg GGAGTGGGACAGGGGCAGGGAACGTCGTAGCCGCGGGGAGTACCGGGATTATGACAGAGGTCGTAGGGAGAGATTCACTCCACCGAGACATGACATGAGTCCCCAGCAGAAACGTATGAGAAGAGACTG GGATGACCATGGTGGAGAACCTTACCGTGGTGGATACGACTTAGGTTACGGAGGCGGAGGAGGGCCCAGCTATGGCCCACCACAGCACTGGGGCCACCCTGACTTGCACCTCATGCAGCCTCATCATGGTATCCCCATTCAGGCAAG GCTTGGTAACATTCATGACATGGATTTGGGTCCTCCCCCTCCGATAATGAAGAGCTTTAAGGAGTTCCTGGTGTCCCTGGATGATTCTGTGGATGAGACTGAAGCAGTCAAACGCTACAATGAGTACAAGATCGACTTCCGCCGACAGCAGATGCAAGATTTCTTTTTGGCTCATAAGGATGAAGAGTG GTTCAGGTCCAAGTACCACCCAGATGAGGCCAGCCGACTTAAGGCAGAGGCTCAAGGTGCCCTGCGCAACCgtgtgaatgtctttgtgttcCTGATGGAGAACAACTGGTTTGATAATGTCTCCTTGGATATTGAACAAACGCCAGCCATCATCAAGGTTCTGGATGCAG CTGTGATAAAAATGGAAGGAGGGACGGATCATGATCTTCGCATCTTGGACCTGCCgtctgaagaggaagaggaaagggaGAAGTCAGCATCTGTTTCAGGGGGAGCTGAACCTCCCAAGAGAGAAGATCTCAAAACTTTGGACGGTGAACGCAAACCCTcagaagagaaagacaagacTGAGAAG GACGAGAGCGATTCTGCCAGCACAGAAAGAGCCGCTGCCAGGGCAGAAGAAGGGGAGGATGTTaaagaggaggcagagaaagaagCTGCCGAAGAAGAAATGCCTGAACCCAAGAAG ccgagaagaaagaggaagcgCAGTGGAGACAGCGATGATGAAGCCAGTGCCTCAGAGAGCGACTCTGACTCAGATTCAGACTCCAACTCCAACTGCTCTGACAAACCTGTGAAGAAGGAAGAGGTGGAAGACaaggatgaggaagaagaggagggtgaAG AGGTGAAACCTAAAGAGAATgctgaggaggaaaagaaagaagaaaagaagccCAAAGATGACGCTCCCAGACCGCGGCCTCTCCACAGGACCTGTTCTCTGTTCATGAGAAGCATCGCTCCCACTATTTCCAAGGCTGAGATTATTGCA ctgtGTCGTAGATACCCCGGCTTTCTACGTGTTTGCTTGTCTGATCCCCATCCGGAGCGCAG GTTTTTCAGACGTTGCTGGGTGACGTTTGACCGCAGTGTCAACATCAAAGAGGTCTGCTGGAATCTGCAGAACATACGA CTGCGAGACTGTGAACTGGCACCAGGGGTGAACAGGGACCTGGCTCGGAGGGTGCGTAATGTTAATGGCATCACTCAGCACAAGCAGGTGCTCCGCAATGACATCAAGCTGGCTGCCAAACTCATCCATGCCTTGGACGAGAAAGGAGACCTGTGGAGCATCAAGTCCCAGGACGAGGTTCAGAGCACAGAG TTGCCAGCCCAGAACCCCATCTTGAAGAATATCACTGATTACCTGATAGAGGAGGTGagtgctgaggaggaggagctccTGGGTTCTGCGAGTGGGATGGATCCTGAGGAGAGCACCAAGGAAGGAAACCCTGCAGAGATGACGGTGGAGAGGGATGACAAGCTAGCCAAG GTTTTGGACCGTCTTATCTTGTATCTGCGCATCGTGCATTCAATTGATTACTACAACACCTGTGAATATCCCAGTGAGGATGAAATGCCCAATCGCTGTGGCATGGTCCATGTACGTGGACCCATCCCTCCCAACCGCATCACACATGGAGAAG TGCAACAGTGGCAGAAGATGATGGAGGAGAAGCTGAGTCCCTTGTTTAGTTTAAAAGAAGTACTGTCTGAGGAAGAGGCAGCGAAGATGGGCCGCAAGGATcctgaggaggaggtggaaaaGTTTGTGTCTGCAAACACTCAGGAGCTTGGAAAGGACAAATGGCTCTGTCCACTTAGTGGCAAGAAATTTAAG GGGCCTGAGTTTGTACGGAAGCACATCCTGAACAAACACGGCGACAAAATTGAAGAAGTGAAAAAGGAGGTGGTGTTCTTCAACAATTTCCTGATGGATGCCAAGAGACCGTCTCTGCCAGAGATGAAACTTCCTCCTCTTCCAGGTCCAGGTCAAG GTTTGCTTTCTCCCAGCATGCCATTTCCTCCTCAGGGTCCTCAGGGTCCAATGGGCTTTGGACAGCCTCGTCCCCCACTGATGGGCTATGGCGGTATGTCCTCTGACTGTACTctacttgtttttattgtggtgGATAGTGCCCACtacttttgttttgattttgaatcCTCTGTTGCAGGTGGACCTCCCTACCCCCCCAATCAGTACGGAGGAGGCAGAGGCAACTATGACAACTTCCGCGGACAAGGTGGCTATCTTGGGAAGCCACGCAACATCAG AATGTCACGAGGTGATCCACGCAACATCATTGAATATCGTGACCTGGACGCACCTGATGATATGGACTTCTTTTAG